The genome window TTTTTTACCATTCAAACCAGGTCTTGTTGGAGGACATTGTATTGGTGTTGATCCATTTTATTTGGCTCAAAAAGCACAAGAAATTGGTTATTATTCTGAATTGATTTTAGCAGCAAGACGATTAAATGACTCGATGGGAGCTTTTGTAGCTTCGCAAGTTGTTAAATTGTTAATAAATAACGATATAAAAGTAAAAGGAGCAAGAGTTCTAAATTTAGGAATTACCTTTAAAGAAAATTGCCCTAATATTCGTAATTCGAAAGCAATTGATGTAATTAATGCATTAGAAGAATATGGAATAGAGGTGACAACTTTAGATCCTTGGGCTAACACAACAGAGGTGATGCACGAATATGGAATAAAATGTCATTCAGAACTTATCGAAGGATCTAAATTTGATGCGATTATCTTGACTGTTTCACACGACGAATTTTTAAATCTTCAGTTAAATGATTATTTAAAAGAAAATGGTGTGATTTATGATGTAAAAGGGGCTTTGCCTAAAGAAGAAGTTGATAAACGACTATAAAAATACTATGAAAACTATTTTAATTACTGGAGGAGCTGGATTTATCGGTTCTCACGTTGTAAGAGAATTTGTCTTAAAATATCCTGAAACGAAAATCATCAACCTTGATGCGTTAACGTATGCGGGTAATTTAGAGAATTTGAAAGACATCGAAATTAAATCAAATTACGAATTCGTAAAAGCTGATATTACTGACGCAAAACATATATTAGAAGTTTTTGAAAAATATCAGCCAGATGGTGTCATCCATTTAGCAGCTGAATCTCATGTGGATCGTTCTATTACAAATCCGTTAGAATTTGTGATGACCAATGTGATTGGAACAGTAAACTTATTGAATGCTGCAAAAACGATTTGGAACAATAATTTTGAAGGAAAACGTTTTCATCATGTTTCGACAGATGAGGTTTTTGGCGCTTTAGGTGATGAAGGTTTTTTTACAGAAGAAACTTCTTATGATCCGCATTCGCCATATTCAGCATCAAAAGCATCTTCGGATCATTTTGTAAGAGCATATCATGATACATATGGTTTACCAATTGTGATGACGAATTGCTCAAACAATTATGGACCAAATCATTTTCCAGAAAAATTAATTCCATTGTGTATTCATAATATTTTGAATGGAAATCCATTACCAATTTATGGAGACGGAAAATATACACGCGATTGGTTATTTGTAATCGATCATGCCAAAGCGATTGATTTAGTTTTCCATGAAGGAAAAAATGGAGGTTCTTACAATGTAGGAGGTTTCAACGAATGGAAAAATATCGATTTGGTAAAAGAATTGTGCAAGCAAATGGATG of Empedobacter falsenii contains these proteins:
- the rfbB gene encoding dTDP-glucose 4,6-dehydratase: MKTILITGGAGFIGSHVVREFVLKYPETKIINLDALTYAGNLENLKDIEIKSNYEFVKADITDAKHILEVFEKYQPDGVIHLAAESHVDRSITNPLEFVMTNVIGTVNLLNAAKTIWNNNFEGKRFHHVSTDEVFGALGDEGFFTEETSYDPHSPYSASKASSDHFVRAYHDTYGLPIVMTNCSNNYGPNHFPEKLIPLCIHNILNGNPLPIYGDGKYTRDWLFVIDHAKAIDLVFHEGKNGGSYNVGGFNEWKNIDLVKELCKQMDEKLGKEAGTSKQLITFVKDRPGHDLRYAIDATKINEELGWKPSVTFEQGLSLTIDWFLSNKEWLDNVTSGDYQNYYEKQYN